Part of the Impatiens glandulifera chromosome 8, dImpGla2.1, whole genome shotgun sequence genome is shown below.
ATAGAGCCGAGACTCATATTAATTTGAATGCGGATTCCGAaaagtctaattgattgattgcagatcatttaattttcttatttattattttatattgtttttttaagaggAAAACTTTAATAATCTCATCAGACAAGGAGAgaggaattaaaaaaataatattgtgtaaagtgatttgaaattaattagaTGTGCACTTATTGGTGGTATGCACTTAAATGGCATATACTATAttacctataaatatatttaatatcatttcctatttatttatacttttgacaaatttacaataatatagtatattttcTTAAGGTAGaatatgcttttttttttttttctttctttctttgtacaactgtattaaattaaaattaaagaaataataaacataacaCACAAAAATTAAAGACAGTGatcattttcttttactttaatataagaaatgaaAAACAATTATGTAGGATGGTCTAaacatttatcaaaatattattattgttttatcatctttacaattacaaaaattatatctaattcaatcaaaattattatgataaaaataattttttattttttgggatttttttttaaatgtacataaaaaaataaagaaagtacATAATGAACATGGGACAAGGATAAAATGTTCAACTCAATGAGAATGCTTTTACATTGCAAATAGTGACatcattttcattaataaattataaagattattaaaatatattaattattttataagattaacgTATAATGAAAATGATGAATGCCTTTATcccgattttttttaataaaagtagtagtctaaatattaaaattacattttttttacctAAGGTAGAAAAGAATGATAGAAGATTAGTATGTAtatatctttaatcaaatttagagacaataataataaaataaataaaattctgttattaaaaatacttgtttgttgatatttaataatactttttcaTACAAGAAAAATACATTGATGGCAAGATCAGAAGAgattcaataatattaataagtaattaataaaaaaggaaaattcaaaatattaataaaaaaatgttaatattacaATGAAACAATGATAAACTCTAAATACAATATTAgaattaactatatattataaaggaaaaaatatattaaaaaaattactctaGTATATGAGAATTGCAATGATGTTTTTATAACagatattgtatatatattaggtaATCGGATTTaattataagtatatattttataaatatatatattataaattataaattttaatattttaatttaatcatatttgaaTGAAAAGTCGTCATCATGACTCATGATAATAAagttgcaaaaaaaaaattgattaacaGACTTTCCGGAATTTAAGGTAGATAATTTAGGTCTTGTTTGGAATCATATTATGCTCAGAATAACTTTATAgaattttgttaatttgattaCTTTAGctcataatcaaaataattcacCATCACTTAATCAAAAACAaactaaaacataaaaatactcttattgtatattttataacatttgaatatgttaaatataataacatatttgaattaatttaacttaaataatttatttttatataaactaatatatatgaataactACTTGAAATTCAATAAAGtagtttgaaatatttaatattacttgtaaataattattatataaattatctattattatttagttatataaaaacactatcagtttttctgaaaaattatatttattgcaCATTATATAATTAGCCATTATTGAaggttataaaatatattctttaaaaatataaaaatattatcaaaaagaTCAAAAGTCTCAAATTTATATTCTATATTTCATTATCATAGAAAAAAGTGATGAAATATAAGTCAGCTGATAAAGAAAATGCTAAAGctatcattataatattattttgaagttaaaataatagtaaaattgCATAAGATAATtctgtatttaaaaaaaaaactaatatgaaTATTAGGGATTTTTGGAATCATAATCTTATAAGTGAAtacaaaatacttaaaataacaatataaaaaaactccaaatcataataattacaactaattaaatattacagaggtaaatttaattatatgtgACAAAAATTTAAGGGAAATTACGAAATGCTCAAGGTCAGTTTGGTAATTTAAATCCAGACGGCCACCGGCTGACTAAAatgacttatatttttatttaatctgaATTCACTCATTAGtttaatcaaatcatttaaatattcaataaaatattataacctaagctaaaaaataataatttaccaACTCTCCTAATgacttttaattaaatcaatCTCATTATATCgaatattttaagataataaCTAGAGATCCAACGTGAcctatatataaatgataaaataaaatttaagacaCATAAACTAATAGGATAATAACCTTATTATAATGagataaacattatttaatttttgtaaattaagaATATTCCATAAgcattaattagttaatttgtatttgatatatatatatattagaaatgacttatatttatttaattaatatttaaaatggaaaaatgaTATAAGAGTTTATGAATTAGCTatgatttttataatcaaacCATTTGAATAACAACAAAAACCAACGAACAAACAATTGATCATTTAGTATAAAAGATTGACAATTTCGTGACTTCTTCAAATTTGATatctcatcttcatctttgacATAGCTTTCAATTTTACAGCTTCCAATTTTACgaatatatgaaaatttgtctctaaatgtaaataaaagtcTTCCATGTTTGATCTTCATTTTCTCactattattgaaaatattctagCATTCAATTCTATCCAAACTAGGTAAATAATGGTTCAAAAGTAACACTTTCTTAACTTATAAGTGCCAAATCTTTAATATGACATAAATCATTAGAAAAACTAGTAAATTTGAAATTGTTAACAAAATTCTTCCAAATCGCTCCAGTATAAGGGCACTCACCAAAGATATGAGCAATTGATTCCTCATAGTTAGAGcaaaaacataacatattaaCATGTAATCGGATCGTCATATACTTATTAATATTGTCTTTCGCCATGAACCTTTTCACGATATACAAGCCAAATGAATAATCTGATGTCCTAGATGATCAATTCAAATTCAGCTCAATCTACAAACTGCCCCttgatcaaaatatatttaattgggtAAGTTATtggaaatttggattgatggcctcataaaatacatatttaaagttaccatttaaattattttctaaaaaatcgGCGAAATTTCATGATTATTGTTGTCCGATCACTCATGTATataattcataatgttattattacgaCATTTTCTGAAATTCGTTTCGAAAAATCTGTTTAATtcgttttttaaaaatctttattttaacaaagttttatatatatatttatatttttctcatgTTATGTGTTCTTATGAATGCAccattttaaagaatatattaatattttttgggaaaatgaaaataaaaattaatcataggATTAAACACAGAAATTAGTTAATTTGTATggatttaattagttaatagaagaatcattattaaaataaaattattgaaatattaaagtAGGTAATAGAAATAATCCAAGTTTGAATCAGAGTATTAATGGAGTTGATGAGCTTCGCTTGCTTAGAAGAAAGCGGTTTCTCTCCCTCATTCCCTTTTTCCATAATTAAACTGAAGACTCTTTCTCTCCTCCTTATTCTTCATCAATATCCATAGACGTAcgttctctctctctctccatcCAGATCTTCTCAAATCAGGTACGATTTCTTTCGTTCTATACGTAATAACGATGTTTAATCGATCTCTCCCCGTTCTAATGACGTGATTTGTTTTGAAAACTAGTGATATGCAGCCTTGTAGCAGAGAGATGCAGGCTATTAACTCATTCTTAAACCAATCGGCCGAGATATCGACCTTGCAAGAACAGCAGATCGGAAACGGTTCAATGAACTCTAATTTCGAATCGATTCAATCTCACGACGATTTCCTTGAGCAAGTGTTATCTTCAATGACTACTTCTTCGTGTTCGTGGTCAGATGTTATTGGAAATGCTAACCCTAAGTTACCGTGGGAGTTGTCTTCGTCCATTGATTCTCAGAAATCACGAGACCTAGCTACAGACGAATCGAATCGTTTGCAATTTGAGGATCAGTCGGTTCTCCTCGCGTCGAAGCTCCGGCAGAATCAGATCAGCGCTGGAGGTCCGAGTTCCGGTTCTAAGTCGTTGCTTCTCCAGCAGCAGTTACTGATGCAGTCTAGAGGTGCGGTTAGATCTTCTTCCGGTGGCGACACCACCGGACTTATCCCCTTTCCTCTTAATTTGGCTGGAAATGAAAACCTAACTAACAATCATGGAGATATTTCGGTTCAATCTATGTATAATGGATTTCCTGCCTCTCTATTCGGTTCTCGTCAAACATCAAACCAGTTTCATCAACCTCAGGTGAGATTCGTGAGAAACCtatatctctctctctctttctcccACATCATCAGTAACTATAATACATTTCACTGTTAGTTTCCACAGCCGAGGAACTTCGGAGCAGCGGCGGCTCAGGCGCCGGCGACTCCTATGATGAACGCCGCAACACCGTCAAATAGCTCTGCGGGAGGAGGAATACCTGGACAGCCTAGACAAAGAGTTAGGGCTAGGAGAGGACAGGCAACAGATCCTCATAGTATCGCAGAAAGAGTACATGAACTTCCATTAATTCATCTTTGATTCTCTGAAACGAAAACCTGTTAAATTTTACCATTTCCATTTTTGACAGTTACGCAGAGAGAGAATTGCAGAGAGGATGAAGGCGTTGCAGGAACTTGTACCCAATGGCAATAAGGTAAATTTCTCCTTCAAAATCGTACTGTATTAATCTTTTATATGATAATCCATTTAAAATTCTCtgtaaaacaattaaataattagaatcacctaaatagataatttgatttgaattatgattaatatatgGTATTATGATTACAGTCGGATAAAGCATCAATGCTAGATGAGATCATCGACTATGTGAAATTCCTCCAGCTCCAAGTCAAAGTATCCATTTCTCTCCCTTCctaattgtttatatttatttaattataaagtagagatttatattataaaataatgtacgtgcaaattgattttaaatttagtataagattcaattttaaaagtaatataagCTAAATTAAATCATGTAAATGATAATTACAGGTTCTTAGCATGAGCCGCCTTGGTGGTGCCGCTGCTATTGCTCCCCTTGTTGCCGATATCTCCTCCTCCGATCTGGTACGTTCACTTCCTAAtgttagtttaaatatatataattaaaaagaaaatagataATACGTGAacataacattaataatttgacccgaattaacaattttttataggAAATAATTTGACAAAAACATAACATTAACGATGTGTCGTTTGAAATTATCACTActattaaattttcaacaacCTCAAAGAATAACACatcatttatctcaaatttttttgttaaattattttcgTACCTCATCATTTtctcatataatattttgaataacacGGGTTACAACACATAAAGATCCTTCATTAGATTTggatatataatgaaaatatgtatGATTGAATCATTAAAATAGATCTACCATGGGATGATATATGATGAAAATATGTATATGATTGAATGATTAAAATAGAGGGAAACCATAATCCtttattagttataattattattaaaaatgtcagaAATGAAGTCATTGCTAATGATTCACaggttaataattaatgtttattatGATTAAAGAGCAAGCAAGCAAGAACAATATATATGTCtattcttattataattaaagaaaaaacaaatcataGAAGCAAAGGACAAGAacgtattttatttatttattttataagatataccCATAAAGCACTATCAACTTTTTTTTCCTGATTTAACTAATAATTACCAAAAACCCTTTCTTTTTTACTCTCCTCTTCTTAGCAACAACCCCACATGTCTTTCCCTTGTTATTCTTCTTTTCTCACATAAAGAATTTTTCCAAATTCATAATATCATAAGCACTAAACGATAAATACTGAAAAAAGCAGCACGCGTGctccctccctccctccctcTCACCTTTtcttctaatatattattttattatatatatgtatataggGAATTAAGGGTGGTAAAAGTAGTAACGGCGGGCAAGTAACGGCGTCGTGTAATACAAAGGACGACGACGACGAAAGTAGCATGTCGGTGACGGAGAAACAGGTGGCGAAGCTAATGGAAGAAGATATGGGGTCCGCCATGCAATACCTATTGGGAAAAGGACTATGTCTAATGCCCATCTCATTAGCCACGGCAATCTCCTCCGCCACGTGTCACCCTAGGAATCCCCAATCCaacggtggtggtggtggtccACTTTCTCCAAACATCTCCGTGTTGACCAACCAATCCAACGTCGTCTCCAATTCTCATCTCTAATCTATATCTAAGTTAGACCGTCCCGTCTCGTTTGTTTCGTTTGGCACCTAgctctataataataataaggacaTAGATTATATATGCATGGTCAAGTCTACCAAAATAAGGTGTCGAAACTGTTTCATACGACGCCGTATTTAAGTAGACTTGGGTTCGgttcatttcattttatttctacttattattattattattatcattccaAGAAATTGCTGTCAAAAATACTTTCTTATATaccgtgtttttttttatattaatttggttATGATCTTTAATTAGAGTGGGGTCtgacttttatttaatttattattattagaggaTGCTAGAATGATGATTATGTTTTGATTAGTTCTCAATGAATCTGATCAATTCATAAAAAGGTTTGACAGCTTTCCctgcttttattttgttttgttttgaactATTCTTTTATTAAGGCTGATTATAAGGGTTAGTtggattataataatttatttgtttggtaCAAATTTTTAGAAagtgagttttattttttaaatatatatttttttaaaaggaaacttgtgaaattattttaatattttggttgagATGAAAGTATAAATAAACAATGTAGGATGTATAATATTTGGTGTTATTTAAATGAGGAAGAACAAACCTTTATCTCATCTCAATCAAGAGATGCTTTATtttgtgatataaaaaaatgaagaaagagAACAAAAGTTTAGAAAATGATAAAGGTGTTATTAATTAGAGTCAACGGTGTGGGGTAGCTTTATTTTGTTTAGCATTATCAAACTGGAAAAGATCAAAATAccaagaaaaattataatataggGTCTTGTTGGCAGCCGACCCAttaaaaaacatacaaaaataaaaaaatttaagacgGCCTGGTGAGTATTCATTTTAATTGTGAATTGggtttaacttttttataaaataaatttaggtttattaaaaatttcttGCTGCCTAGCTTGAGACCTTGGtcttttaagaattttgaaGAAAAGTGTGAAACATAACCTTCTATATATCATGCTTAAGGAAGCTTCAATCATATGTTTTATTGTTGTTATGAGGGCACATGATCATTTTCAATCGAAGCATTCTTGAGcttgtttgttttaattgaatcttttcatatttcttaatattttcaattaaatttggTGTGTAACGTAGTAATACTTTACCACCCCTCAAATCATACTGTAATTCAATCAATGGACAAATTAAATAGAAACACTACAATGGATTTAATTCATTCTTTAGAGAATACTACTTACAAATACAATGTCTATTAATAGCTCATTTGATGTGGATTttgtctaaaaaaatatatttataaatttaatatatcaaatcaCTATCATTTTAAcgattaaaatattcttattttataaattaaaatactcttattttatttttataaaattatattttttaatacaaaataacattattttttaatgttaaaagtTAACGTTAACCCGACATGTCTAGAAAATTTGAGTTTGGATAAGCTTAAAATAAATGACagaagaattataaataaaacaagtgAATAAACGTATATTTTgctctgattttttttttgataattagataaataaataataaattaaattaaaatttttaagaaattataaatttatgtcaCATTTATAccgtaaaaaaaattgtcttacGGGTGGATTTAATCCCACCTGAAATCCTAACATAGATCCGCATGTGTCCACAAATTTGATCTCTACTTCAACTTAAAAccttacaaataaaataaaaagtaatattataaaaattcaatcaGCTAAAAAtccaattaatttcatttttaatcaaacaaattttatttttgaaacaacccaaaaaaaaaacccTCAAATATTCAACatgaaacaagctcttagaccatctccaaccgaaaaacccatttttaaactcattttggtgtaaatgtcacgtcaaacagtaattctactccaaccgaaaaacccattctcaaaccccaaaaaatattcttataatattatttcttacatcaactttaataactttttaatattacccatattttttacaaacttataaattacaccacaatattataatatcatccaaatattttaaacttaaatataaattaattataaaaatttattaaaaattcaaaaattacaatacacgaataaaaaaaatacatatgagattgaaataaaaattattcgtaCAAATAAAAAGcagataaattataataaaatttaatgatttatatatgcatttaaaaaatattataacttttatcttaaaattaaaaattaaaaattaaaaattaaaaaattaattaaatattttaaataatttatataaacaagtttaatatttaaattaaacaattcatatatttgaagggtttatttataaatttataaagaatTTGCTGGAATGAACAGAAACTACGCAAATATGcgtttttttgtttgaaaagagAGTGTATTCTTATTTTGCAGGTGCATTTGCCGGAAAATGGGATTGCGTATGCGTTTGCCGTTCCCTTGGAGATGCCCTTAGTGAAGACAAGCTTTAAGTTTGAACTTATATATGATCATGTGTTGATCATaccttatttattttgaaaaaaacacaaTCATTTAGAGAGTTGGATGTGATCcgaaaaaataatttctctataacaTCATTTGAACAAACCTATGCTAAATTGGAATATTAATTAGCTAGGCAACCTAATTCTTTCATATCATATTAGTATAATGTCATATTTTCCTACAATTAAAGGTAATTAAGtggttaaaattattaattaattagtcaaattaaGAGGTAGGACAATTAGAAGAAACAAACAAAGTTAGTTAGTCAACATTAGTTATGATTAGATTAGgttgacaaattaattagacaaTTGACTTGTATTTTACTTAATGTACTCTTCTTTGTGTTGTCTATATCTGATTGGCCTGGGTTAATTAAGAATGTCCCCAAAA
Proteins encoded:
- the LOC124912397 gene encoding bHLH transcription factor RHL1-like; translation: MQPCSREMQAINSFLNQSAEISTLQEQQIGNGSMNSNFESIQSHDDFLEQVLSSMTTSSCSWSDVIGNANPKLPWELSSSIDSQKSRDLATDESNRLQFEDQSVLLASKLRQNQISAGGPSSGSKSLLLQQQLLMQSRGAVRSSSGGDTTGLIPFPLNLAGNENLTNNHGDISVQSMYNGFPASLFGSRQTSNQFHQPQFPQPRNFGAAAAQAPATPMMNAATPSNSSAGGGIPGQPRQRVRARRGQATDPHSIAERLRRERIAERMKALQELVPNGNKSDKASMLDEIIDYVKFLQLQVKVLSMSRLGGAAAIAPLVADISSSDLGIKGGKSSNGGQVTASCNTKDDDDESSMSVTEKQVAKLMEEDMGSAMQYLLGKGLCLMPISLATAISSATCHPRNPQSNGGGGGPLSPNISVLTNQSNVVSNSHL